The genomic interval TTTTATTGCGTTTCTTTTCAAAATAGATGCCGAAACGGTTGCTAAAAGATGCGCTGCGCTTTCATCGTTCCCGCGAAGCGGCAACAAGTTCGGCATGACACGTGTCATCCTGAACTCGTTTCAGGATCTAAACACTCAAAAACATGCGTAATTAATTATATCGTAATATATATTCATATATTCAGGAGACTTCCTTTTGAAAATTCTTTTTGTTGCGTCCGAGATGACTCCATTCTGCAAGACGGGAGGACTTGCCGATGTGATCGGTACGCTTCCGGTCGTGCTTGCCCGGATGGGAAACGAAGTGGCTGTGATGCTGCCGGGATATTCCGCAATAGACCGGCAAAAGTACGGTTTTGATGAGAATCGCGGCCGTTTCCAGGTCACGGTTGGCCCGGTAACAAAACCGGCCACAGTGAGCAGCGCTTCCTGGAAAGGAATCACCATTCATCTCATCGAAAATGAGGAGTACTTTGACCGTCCCGGCTTATACGGCGAACAGCAGGGAGACTACTACGACAACGGCCCACGGTTCGTATTCTTCTCAAGGGGAGCGCTGGAAGCGGCGAGGCTGCTCGGAATCAAACCGGACATCATCCATGCCCATGACTGGCAAACCGGCCTGATCCTCCCCTATCTCCGCACTCTGTATGCCTGGGAACCCCTGTTCTACGGCGCTTCGAGCCTTTTCACCATCCATAATCTCGGCTACCAAGGAATTTTTCCCCCCTGGGTGTTCTCGCTTACCGGTATTCCGGATGAAGAATTCCGTTGGACGAAAATGGAGTTTTACGGCAATGTTTCCTTCCTCAAAAGCGGGATTGTGTACGCGGACGCCGTTTCCACGGTGAGCGAAACATACGCCCGTGAGATCACCACGGAGCCGCTGGGTTTCGGCATGCAGGGAGTGCTTACCGAACGGAAGAATGACCTCTTCGGCATTCTCAACGGCATCGACCAGGAGGAATGGAACCCGGCAACCGATCAATCCCTTCCTGCTCGGTACACCTCCGCCGAAATGAGCGGTAAGAAAATCTGCCGTCAGGCTCTCCTGAAAGAATTCGGTATCTCGCCAGGAGAAGATTCCCCCGTGTTCGGGATGGTTTCGAGGCTGGACAGCCAGAAGGGATTCGACATTCTGGAAGAAGGGGTGAAAAAGATTGCTTCCATGGCCGTATGCCTGGTCATCCTCGGCACAGGAACCCGTGAGCATGCCGTGGCCATGGAAAAACTTGCCGCCGAGTACCCCGACCGTATCCGGATCATGGTCAAATTCGATCCTCTGATGGCACGACTTGTATATGCCGGATCGGATGCTTTCCTGATGCCGAGCCGGTATGAACCCTGCGGTCTCGGTCAGTTCATCGCGCTCCGGTATGGGACCCTCCCCGTGGTGCATGCTACCGGCGGGCTGGCAGATACGGTGCATGACCTGGACTCCGACCCTGATTACGGGAATGGATTCTCTTTTGAGGAGTATACATCCGAAGCGCTTGTGGAAGCGATGGAACGGGCGGTGAAGGCTTTCACCCAGCCGGGCCGCAAGCGTTGGCTGAAAGCTGTTGGACGTGCCATGTCCCATGATTATTCCTGGAAAAGGTCTGCCGAAAAATATGAGAAATTATACCAGCAGATACGAAACCAAAAAGGCTGAGGAACATATGAGAGCCTTTGGAGTTTTACTGGCTGCCGGTCTGGTTGTTGCTGTGATGGGAGGATGTTCTACGTTATCCACGGTGAATCCGCGGGCGGCGTCCATCGACGATATCATTTCCATGACCAGGGCCGGGGTCGGATCGGAGGTAATCAAGAGTCATATCGAGGCGACACACTCAAGGTTTCAACTCAGCTCTGGAGATATCGTACGATTGAAAAAGGAAGGTGTGGCAGATGATTTGCTCAAGGCCATGATTCAAACCGAGAACATTTCGTCTGCTCCGCCGCTGTTTGACTGGGAAAATCCCAATTGGGGGTTTACACCGTACGACAACTTCAATTATTACAATTATCCCACGGGATATTACCTCTCCCCGTACGATTATCCGTATATCGTATTCCGGCAGCCCGGCTTGCTGGGAAGGTTTTATAACTATTATCCGCTGGATTTATATCCTGAATACGGCCCGTATGACCGGTACATACCTCCCTATCCCTATCCGTATCCAAGCCCCGATGCCGGTAAATCGACAAACCCGGACGCAAGCAAACCATCGAACCCTTGAGAACCACTCTACACCAATTACTATCAGTCCCGCGTATATGATACTCGGAATGTGTCACCCATCTCGGCCATCGGATTATCCCCCAAACAGACGAGCGAAGGCTCTGTCTTCCATAGCCTCTTCTTCTATCTCCGGATCGGTGGTTCGTCCCAATGCTTCAAAGATATCAGGAAACGGAATCTTTTTCATCTTAGAATCCCCCGGATCGTTTTTCCGCCACTCGGGGAAATTATGTGTGAACTCAACCAAATCCCATTCATCAAGCGATCGGTGTTCTTCGGCAACCCGCTCAAGAGTTAAGATGTCAAAGCGACTCAGATTTGGAAGGCCAGTTTCTGCGATTAGCCGAATTTTGTATTCATCTCTTTGGATAAACATAGACCACTCGGGACTGCGAAGATGAATCCCTTTTATTAGGTCGAGGATATTGCCGAGAACAGGGCCTTGCTTCATTGCGATAACCCGATCCCCTGTAATTGGACGCCCTGTTAGCTTAATGCTTTCTCGGTCTGCGATATAGAGAATCTTGAGCAATCGCATGTAGTTCATCTCTCGGCTTGGCTCACGCCGTAGAAGGTAAGCAACGGCTTGAATTGCCTTGTCGAATTTGAATACAAACATGATAACCCCCTCGGAATGCACCCACCGAACAGGAATAAGATCATTCCATCCATTTGGTTCGCTGACAAATTATTATTAAACATTCAATAACACAAATCATTTATCATGTCAAGTACTATTTCCTATTACATGATATCGGACGCTTGAGAAAATAATTTAGTTTCATCAGGTAGCATCAAGGCTTGTTATTTCCTACGGCTAACATTGTGTATAAATCCCTTTTTTATTTCCAAACCCCTTTGATTTCAGCCCCGCATTTCGGACAGACATGATCGGAAAGGAAGCTTTTCTCTGCGGCGAGATAAGCCCTCTTCACCAGGAGGGCGTTGCAGTTGAAACATCGGGTATCGCCGTATCCGCCGACATTACCGAGGTATATAAAGCGGAGGTTATTTTTTTTCCCAATTTCACGGGCTTTAATGAGGGTATCGAGCGGAGTCGCAGAATGATCGGTAAGATTGTAGTTTGGGAAAAACCTGCTGATGTGCCAGGGGATGTCGATGCTCACAGTGGAGAGAAAATGGGCGATGTCATTCAGCTCCTTCTCCGAATCGTTTTCTCCCGGCACGATAAGGGTGGTCACTTCGATCCATATATCCTTTTCTTTCATGCGGGCAATGGTATCGAGAACCGGCTGGAGACGCCCCTTGCAGATTTTCCGGTAGTATTCATCGCTGAAGCTTTTCAGGTCCACATTGGCGGCGTCGAGATAAGGCTTGATGGTATCGAGGGCTTCCCCGGTCATGTATCCGTTGGTGACGAAAACGTTATACAATCCGGCCTCACGGGCCAGTTTGGCGGTGTCATAGGCGTACTCGAAAAATATGGTAGGCTCGGTGTAGGTGTAAGAGATACTCCCGCAGCGATTCTTTAAAGCCGATTGGACAATCTCCTGGGGAGTCATTGCATATCCGCCCAGGGAGCTATCCTGCGGCGAGGCCTGGGAAATCACCCAATTCTGGCAGAAGCTGCACTTGAAATTGCATCCGATGGTGGCAATGGAATAAGATTCCGAACCCGGTAAAAAGTGATAGAGCGGTTTTTTCTCGATCGGATCGATGTGTGAAGCAATAACCGAACCGTAAGCCATCGTATAGAGGATTCCTTCCTCATTGCGGCGGACTCCGCAGATACCATTGTTTGAAGGCGCAATCCGGCAATGGTGAGAACACAGAAAACAGTGCACCCACTGGTTTTCGAGTGGCTCGTATAACATGGCTTTGTGTTTCAGCTCGACATTTTCCATTTTTATTCCCCCCTCCGATGCTACACTGGTTTTCCTTCCCCCAACACTGCATGTACCTGGCTCAAGAGCTCGCTGATTACTATTTTCTGCGGACATTTCTCTTCGCATATTCTGCACTGTATGCATACATTCGCGCGTTCTTTTTCATTAAAAAATCTCGTGTAGGTCATGCGCGGCGCGCCGGGATCATCATACATGACGGCATCGTTATATAATTCAAAATTTCTCGGTATGTTCACTCCGTTGGGACAGGGCATGCAATAACCGCATTTCGTACAGGGGATTGCCGCTCTTTCTTTAAATTTTCCCCGGACACGCTCGATGAGGTGCGCTTCTTCCGCTCCGAAAGAACCCACGCCGGACAGGTCTGCCGAACGTATATTCTCTTCAACCTGCTTCAAGCTGCTCATCCCGCTCAGCACACAGGACACTTCCGGCTGGTTCCATAACCATTGAAGCGCCCAATCGGAAGGAGAACGCCGCTTCTCGAACCTGTCGAACAGCGCTTGAACCGGCTGCGGCGGATTCGCCAATCTTCCTCCCAATAATGGCTCCATCACGACAACAGCCATTCCTTTCGATGCCGCATACCTTAATCCCTCTGTTCCGGCCTGATTCTCAGTATCCATATAGTTATACTGAATTTGACATAAAACCCATCGGTCGTACCCATCGATGATTTCTTTGAAAGAATCACAGGTATCATGAAAAGAAAATCCCAGGCGCCCTATCCTGCCGTCTCGAATCGCCGATGCCGCTTTTTTTAAAATGCCGAGCTTGAGGATGACCGAATCCCATCGCAGCTTATCCAGACCATGGAGAAGATAAAAATCAATGTGATCTGTCTGAAGCTTTTTCAACTGTTCGTTTAAAAAGGAATCAAAATCTTCTGCTTTGTTTAACAGCCAGACGGGAGATTTTGTCGCAAGTTTGACCTTTTCCCTGTATCTTTCCTTCAACGCTTTCCCGACCACAATCTCGCCGTTCCTGCCATGATAGGGATAGGCGGTATCGATGTAATTTACGCCTTGATCGATGGCAAAACGTATCATTCTTATCGATTCGCCTTCGTTTATGTTTCCGCTCAATGGTATTCCATCAGTCGTCGGCAGGCGCATGCATCCGAAACCGAGCGCTGAAACATTCCAGTCAAGTTTTCCAAATTTTCGAAATTGCACATTTTCCTCCATTATCCCGGCTGAACTTTGCGTGTCATCCGGCCGCCCTCTTTTCAGCCTCTTCTCGCATGATTTCCTCCACAGTCTGGTCATCCACCTGAGTGAATTCCACATAAAACTGCCCGACGCCGGCAAAGAACGGCGGGGTGTTCAGACAGATCACCTCGTCCGCATCTCCGGCCAAGCTTGAGACTGAATCTTCCGCTCCGACCGGGGCCGCCGCAATAAGATACGAGGGATTTTCCCTGCGGGCGACCCGGAGGGCCGCCTGCATGGTGGCGCCAGTAGCGATACCGTCATCGGTAATGATCACCGGCCTTTCATGCAAATCCGCTTTCGGAAGGATAGAGCGGTATCGAGCGCTCCGAGCGGAAATGACGGAAAGCTGGCGGGCTTTTTCCTGCTCGATATAGGAGTCGTATACACCGATGCGGGAAGAGATCATCTCATTCAGGAATACCGATCCATCCTCAGCGATCGCCCCGATGGCCAGTTCAGGATTTCCGGGGGCGCCCAGTTTGCGTGAAAGCACTATATCCATATCACAACCCAGAATCAGCGACGCTTCACGGGCAATAATAATTCCGCCCCGTGGAATGCCCATGACAATCGGTTTTTCCAGGTTGAGACGCTTCAATTCCTGACCGAGGAGACTTCCTGCTTCAACGCGATTAAGGAAAAGACGGCGGTATTTTGAAATGATATGTACTTTCCCCATAATGACTTCCTTATAAAAGATAGGGAATACAGGGCTTTTTCAAGCAACATTCATGCTATATAATATAATATATCATCGTATTATCTATAATATACTTATCGCGTAGCAGCATTGCAACTGTTCTCGTATCTGAAAGCCTTTTTCACATGCTATAAAATTTCTTTACATTATATTACAACCTCTTATCCTATACATGACGACATATTTTATTACGTTTCATTTCAAAATAGATGCCGAAACGGTTTCATCGTTCCCGCGAAGCGGCAACAAGTTCGGCATGACACGTGTCATCCTGAACTCGTTTCAGGATCTAAACGTCATATTATATTACAGCCTCTTATCATATACTCCATCAAAGGCGGATTAAGATGTTTGATTATCATGGAATAATAAGAAAAAAACCAGGGTATGTATTTGTTCTATTACTTATCGCCCTCGGCGGCATACCTAAAGTAGCCTTGAGCGCATCTTCAGTGACGCCTGTTACCCAATGGCTCGTCATCGGAACTTTCCATACCTCCGATGACTCAGAAATCCTTGATTTCCCCTATCTTCCGGAAATATTTCTGGCGCCTTCGCCGGGTGACAGCATCGGCGGTTTCAAATGGCAGGCTATAACTGTTAAAGACCCCAGAGTCGACCTTCAGAGATACGATTTTCCTGTTAAGAAGTACTGCGCGGCCTATGCTTTTACTTACATTCTATCCAAAAAAGAACAGAAAGTACAGCTCATGCTCGATTCGGATGCAGGTCTTGCTGTATGGGTGAACAGCGCAGAGGTCTGGAGAGATATAGTATATGTAAATCCCTGGCATGACGCCCGCAGAGATCATGTGGCGAATGTCACCCTTCATAAAGGGTGGAACAGGCTTCTGATCAAAGTGTGCGAATTGAACGGCGGCTGGAAGTCCAATAGAAGGAGCTTTTCCTGTTCCATCAAATCTGAAACCGAACTATCATTTTCTCTGGACGTTGGACAACCAGGGAAAACAGATTATTGGGCTTTTCCGGTCAATCCCGGAAGCCAAAAAAATGTAAATACCGACAGCCTGATTCTTACCGATATATCACTGCGTTCTTCGGAAAACAGAAAAGGGATAAAGGCTGTGATCGCTCTCTCAAATTTCAGCGATTTCAAGGCAGAGAAAATCCTTTGCAGATTAATCGATTCCTCCGGAGGAAAACTCGGAGAAGCCGTTGTAAATTCCCTGAATTCTCATGGTTTTATGCGCGTCGATATTCCTGTGGATACAATGCAATTTGCCAAAGCCTTCAGTGCCGGCGGATCTAAAATCGTTATCCAATCCGGAGATTTATCTAAAACATATCCGATACATTGGGGCCTAACGGTGAAATGTCTGTGTCTGGCCGCAGCGTCATCGGGAAACCCGGATAAAAATATTCGTGAGCTGGGAATAAAAACAGACGCCGCAATAGAAACCTATCACATCTCTCTTAACCCTTATCTTTCGTATGTTTCGGATGCCCGTAAAGGGCTTGAAGCTTTTTGTGCGAATGACATGAAGACTGTTGCAGAAACTCTGAAAAAAATCCAGGAGCGATCTCTTACAAATATTCCCGACCTTTCGTGGAAGACTGCGTTCATCACCGGCCAGGCGCATATCGATATGAACTGGCTCTGGAGTAATAATGAAACAGTAAAAATTGCTCAAGATACATTCCGACAGGTTGTAGCATTTATGGACGAGTATCCTGATTTCAAATACATTCAGAGCCAGGCGGCGCTCTATAAGGCTGTCGAGAAGACTGATCCTGCTCTTTTCGAGCGTATCCGTCATTATGTGAAAGAAGGCCGCTGGGAGCTTGGCGGAGGGATGTGGGTCGAGGCCGACACGAATCTTTCGGGCGGTGAATCTCTCGCGAGGTCGTTTCTTCTTGCACAGCGGTTTTTTCTCGACCGTTTTGGAAAATCAACGCGTGTAGGCTGGCTCCCCGACAATTTCGGGCATATATCGCAGCTTCCCCAGTTGTTAACATTGGCGGGGTGCGGATCGTTCTATACGAAACGGTGCTCTCCGATAAACGGGTCTTTTTGGTGGGAAGCCCCCGATGGTTCAAAAATCTTATGTTATGCCAACAAATTTTATAATCAGGCCATTACTACCGATATTACCAGAGAATTTGACGATATTGCGCCGAAGGGCAACAAAATATTCATTCCCTACGGAGTCGGAGACCATGGCGGCGGCCCGACCCGGCGGGATATTGAAACGGCGCAATTGCTTAACAACACTCCCCGTTATCCGAAAATGGAATTCTCAACTTTTGAAAATTTTTGCCGCTCGGTCCAGAAGGAAATGAACGGCCTGACGACTCACCGGGGTGAGATGCAATTCACTTTCAGGGGTTGTTATACCTCCGTTGCAAAGGTGAAGGAAGGGAACCGGCGCTGCGAATCGGCGCTCTACTCGGGCGAGTTCATGTCCTCGCTTGATCGCTTCATGGGAGGCGCATACCCCGCGGAAGACCTGCGCGAGGCATGGGAAATCCTTCTGTTCAATCAGTTTCATGATATTCTTCCCGGGTCTGCGATACATGAAAGCAACATGGATGCCGCCGCCGATCAAAAATGGGTTACTTCACATGCGGAAAATGCGCGCGACTCTGCGCTCAGAAAAATCGCCGATAAGGTTAAAATCCCCCGTGGACAGGGCCAGCCGGTTGTCGCGTTCAATCTCCAGCCGCGGGCACGTACATCTCTGGTCGAGGCGGATATTTTCACCCATTCATCTCCGGCGACAACACATCTGTCATACTGGGGCAATCCATACGACGGTGGCAGTATAGAGCCGGTAAATATCGGTCAGGGGAATGCACCTACAGTTATAGTCCGTGATCCTTCGGGAAAAACAATCCCGGCGCAGGTTGTCTGGGGCAAGAACTTTCCGCCCGGCTGGCGCTCGCGTATTCTTTTTGTGGCAGATAATCTGCCCGCAGGCGGTTATCGATCATATACTATCGATACAACACGACCCGGAGACTATAATACACTTTTTTCAGCCGATAACGGAGCTTTCGAAACGGATTTCTTTTTGATAAAAATCGATATGTCTTCAGGCGAAATTACAAGTCTTGTGGACAAACGAACAAGAACAGAATATGCCAAAAGCGGTTTGAACCATCTGCGGATATACATCGAGGACGGAGGCGCCAACGCATGGAACATCGGCCGGTCAAAGCGCGTCGAGGATATTACCGCGGTTGAGAGCATCAAGGTAACCGAACGCGGTCCTGTCCGGGCGTGCATCGAGACTGTCAAGAAATGGGGAAACTCAAAATTCGTTCAAAGAACATACATTTACCGCTCTTATCCGAGGATCGATTTCGAACTCGATGTTCACTGGTTCGAACGGTTCGATGCTGCGGCGGGCGCGCCGATGCTTCGCGTTATTTTCCCGGTGGCTCTTGACAATCCGCATTTCTCCTGTCATGTTCCGTTCGATGTTGTGGAGCGCCCGGCAGACGGTCATGATGTCCCCGCACAAAGATGGGTCGATATATCCGGCGGCGACAATGGAATTGCCCTGCTTAACCGGTCAAAATACGGTCATTCGTTTGAAAACGGCGAACTCCGTCTCAGCCTGCTCAGGAGTTTTAATACACCGGATATTTATCCCGACCAGGGTATCCATCATATACAGTATGCGTTATTTCCCCATAAAGGCGACTGGAAAAACGGCGTCTGGGACGAAGGCGACGCCTATAATGTTCCATCGCTCTCGATCGAGCCTCCGTCAGCGGCTCTCGGCAGGGGGAATGCTTTCCTTCCTGAAGAATTGTCTTTCATATCGGTTAATAAAGGCAATGTTGTATTATCAGGGCTGAAAGAATCGGAGAATGGAGATGAAATGGTCGCCCGGCTTTTTGAAGTGAACGGGGAAAGAACACCAATTACTCTTACATTGCCATCGAATGTGCTGTCCGCAAGGAGGTTAAATCTGATCGAACAGCCACTCGATGCCGCAGAAAAGTCTGTTGTTGACGGAAGAACTATTTCTGTTACAATGAGGCCCCATGAAATTGTGACGCTGGGTATTAAGGTTGAAGAAGTAACTCTAAAGTGAACTGAAGCCCCCTTTCGGCGCTACGCGCTGCCTTCCTTATCAGAAACCGCATTCTCTGTTGCAGCAGCCGCCGCTGGGACAACCGGGCGGAGTCGATTTTGCGGAGGCTGATTTCATTGAAACAGCGAAAGTCGACATGAGTTTCTCCATATCCTCACAACCGCACCAGGTACACGAAGCATTATCTTCTTCCGAAAGTATGAGAATTTCTGAAATTCTGCCGCAGCTTTTACAGCGGTACTCGAATAAGGCCATGATTTTTTCCCTCCCGTATGCTTTTTTTTAACACCTTCTCATGAAACAGCAATATATGAATTTATAAAAATGAAAGCTTTGTTTACTTTTTAAACGCTTCATCTTTATTTTGTTTCCCCGCTTATCATTTTCACCTTTTAAGGCGATATATTGATATATCAGAGCCGAAAAACAACAAATCAATCTTTCCCTGTATTTTTTTTTGGATTTGCTTATATTTGTGGTAATTTCCTGAAAAGAGCACATAAACAATTAGGGTAAATATGAAACGGCATCTCATATCCGGATTTCTGGCGGCGTCCATCTTGATCGCGCTTCCCGGCTCACGTTTGGCTTTCGGCGAGAGCTGGGAGAAGGTCACGGAAACACAGCGAAATAAGTGGAATGATCAATACGACAAAAAAAACCTTTACAAAAAAAACGGCATGGAGTTCGACACCAGCGAGCGTTTTCTTCAGGTTCCCCAAGGTGTCGCTCCCGCATGGCTGGAAGGAGTTGAGATCGCGAAGACTCCTCCCACGATAGATTTTGCCCCGGTACGAGGCATCGACCCCATGTACTTCCCGGAAGACAACAAGAGCCTCTGGTCCAACTGGGCGGATGTAACCCTGGCGCCAAATGGCCGGTTCTATTACGCCGAAGGCGACCATCGCGGGCCGGATTCCCATATTTATCTGTGGGAGTATGACCCGGTGGTTCATGATTCGAAACGGGTTGTTGATTTCGCCCATCTCTGTGGCTGGGACAAGATCGGGGTGGGGGACAGCAAGATCCATGGCGACATGGGGGTCATGGCTGACGGCGCCCTGTGGATTCTCACTTACTGGGACCCGGATCCGAAACCCACTCCCGAAAACTATGCCAAATGGCCGGGCAGCCACCTGGTGCGCTATGACACCTATACCGGCCGCGCCCGGGACATGGGGGTTCCGATGCCCAAATCCGGCTGGCCTTACTATACCCTCGATCCGGTGCGGGGCATACTCTTCGCGGTGGGATCGAAGGGAGAGATTCTCTGTTACCATGTGCGCGATAATCAGGCCGCG from Candidatus Latescibacter sp. carries:
- a CDS encoding zinc ribbon domain-containing protein, whose translation is MALFEYRCKSCGRISEILILSEEDNASCTWCGCEDMEKLMSTFAVSMKSASAKSTPPGCPSGGCCNRECGF
- the glgA gene encoding glycogen synthase GlgA encodes the protein MKILFVASEMTPFCKTGGLADVIGTLPVVLARMGNEVAVMLPGYSAIDRQKYGFDENRGRFQVTVGPVTKPATVSSASWKGITIHLIENEEYFDRPGLYGEQQGDYYDNGPRFVFFSRGALEAARLLGIKPDIIHAHDWQTGLILPYLRTLYAWEPLFYGASSLFTIHNLGYQGIFPPWVFSLTGIPDEEFRWTKMEFYGNVSFLKSGIVYADAVSTVSETYAREITTEPLGFGMQGVLTERKNDLFGILNGIDQEEWNPATDQSLPARYTSAEMSGKKICRQALLKEFGISPGEDSPVFGMVSRLDSQKGFDILEEGVKKIASMAVCLVILGTGTREHAVAMEKLAAEYPDRIRIMVKFDPLMARLVYAGSDAFLMPSRYEPCGLGQFIALRYGTLPVVHATGGLADTVHDLDSDPDYGNGFSFEEYTSEALVEAMERAVKAFTQPGRKRWLKAVGRAMSHDYSWKRSAEKYEKLYQQIRNQKG
- a CDS encoding phosphoribosyltransferase family protein, whose translation is MGKVHIISKYRRLFLNRVEAGSLLGQELKRLNLEKPIVMGIPRGGIIIAREASLILGCDMDIVLSRKLGAPGNPELAIGAIAEDGSVFLNEMISSRIGVYDSYIEQEKARQLSVISARSARYRSILPKADLHERPVIITDDGIATGATMQAALRVARRENPSYLIAAAPVGAEDSVSSLAGDADEVICLNTPPFFAGVGQFYVEFTQVDDQTVEEIMREEAEKRAAG
- a CDS encoding Panacea domain-containing protein; translation: MFVFKFDKAIQAVAYLLRREPSREMNYMRLLKILYIADRESIKLTGRPITGDRVIAMKQGPVLGNILDLIKGIHLRSPEWSMFIQRDEYKIRLIAETGLPNLSRFDILTLERVAEEHRSLDEWDLVEFTHNFPEWRKNDPGDSKMKKIPFPDIFEALGRTTDPEIEEEAMEDRAFARLFGG
- a CDS encoding aldo/keto reductase, translating into MQFRKFGKLDWNVSALGFGCMRLPTTDGIPLSGNINEGESIRMIRFAIDQGVNYIDTAYPYHGRNGEIVVGKALKERYREKVKLATKSPVWLLNKAEDFDSFLNEQLKKLQTDHIDFYLLHGLDKLRWDSVILKLGILKKAASAIRDGRIGRLGFSFHDTCDSFKEIIDGYDRWVLCQIQYNYMDTENQAGTEGLRYAASKGMAVVVMEPLLGGRLANPPQPVQALFDRFEKRRSPSDWALQWLWNQPEVSCVLSGMSSLKQVEENIRSADLSGVGSFGAEEAHLIERVRGKFKERAAIPCTKCGYCMPCPNGVNIPRNFELYNDAVMYDDPGAPRMTYTRFFNEKERANVCIQCRICEEKCPQKIVISELLSQVHAVLGEGKPV
- the amrS gene encoding AmmeMemoRadiSam system radical SAM enzyme, which gives rise to MENVELKHKAMLYEPLENQWVHCFLCSHHCRIAPSNNGICGVRRNEEGILYTMAYGSVIASHIDPIEKKPLYHFLPGSESYSIATIGCNFKCSFCQNWVISQASPQDSSLGGYAMTPQEIVQSALKNRCGSISYTYTEPTIFFEYAYDTAKLAREAGLYNVFVTNGYMTGEALDTIKPYLDAANVDLKSFSDEYYRKICKGRLQPVLDTIARMKEKDIWIEVTTLIVPGENDSEKELNDIAHFLSTVSIDIPWHISRFFPNYNLTDHSATPLDTLIKAREIGKKNNLRFIYLGNVGGYGDTRCFNCNALLVKRAYLAAEKSFLSDHVCPKCGAEIKGVWK
- a CDS encoding glycoside hydrolase family 38 C-terminal domain-containing protein → MFDYHGIIRKKPGYVFVLLLIALGGIPKVALSASSVTPVTQWLVIGTFHTSDDSEILDFPYLPEIFLAPSPGDSIGGFKWQAITVKDPRVDLQRYDFPVKKYCAAYAFTYILSKKEQKVQLMLDSDAGLAVWVNSAEVWRDIVYVNPWHDARRDHVANVTLHKGWNRLLIKVCELNGGWKSNRRSFSCSIKSETELSFSLDVGQPGKTDYWAFPVNPGSQKNVNTDSLILTDISLRSSENRKGIKAVIALSNFSDFKAEKILCRLIDSSGGKLGEAVVNSLNSHGFMRVDIPVDTMQFAKAFSAGGSKIVIQSGDLSKTYPIHWGLTVKCLCLAAASSGNPDKNIRELGIKTDAAIETYHISLNPYLSYVSDARKGLEAFCANDMKTVAETLKKIQERSLTNIPDLSWKTAFITGQAHIDMNWLWSNNETVKIAQDTFRQVVAFMDEYPDFKYIQSQAALYKAVEKTDPALFERIRHYVKEGRWELGGGMWVEADTNLSGGESLARSFLLAQRFFLDRFGKSTRVGWLPDNFGHISQLPQLLTLAGCGSFYTKRCSPINGSFWWEAPDGSKILCYANKFYNQAITTDITREFDDIAPKGNKIFIPYGVGDHGGGPTRRDIETAQLLNNTPRYPKMEFSTFENFCRSVQKEMNGLTTHRGEMQFTFRGCYTSVAKVKEGNRRCESALYSGEFMSSLDRFMGGAYPAEDLREAWEILLFNQFHDILPGSAIHESNMDAAADQKWVTSHAENARDSALRKIADKVKIPRGQGQPVVAFNLQPRARTSLVEADIFTHSSPATTHLSYWGNPYDGGSIEPVNIGQGNAPTVIVRDPSGKTIPAQVVWGKNFPPGWRSRILFVADNLPAGGYRSYTIDTTRPGDYNTLFSADNGAFETDFFLIKIDMSSGEITSLVDKRTRTEYAKSGLNHLRIYIEDGGANAWNIGRSKRVEDITAVESIKVTERGPVRACIETVKKWGNSKFVQRTYIYRSYPRIDFELDVHWFERFDAAAGAPMLRVIFPVALDNPHFSCHVPFDVVERPADGHDVPAQRWVDISGGDNGIALLNRSKYGHSFENGELRLSLLRSFNTPDIYPDQGIHHIQYALFPHKGDWKNGVWDEGDAYNVPSLSIEPPSAALGRGNAFLPEELSFISVNKGNVVLSGLKESENGDEMVARLFEVNGERTPITLTLPSNVLSARRLNLIEQPLDAAEKSVVDGRTISVTMRPHEIVTLGIKVEEVTLK